In a genomic window of Allomeiothermus silvanus DSM 9946:
- the rplB gene encoding 50S ribosomal protein L2 — translation MPVKKFRPYTPTRRFTTVADFSEITKDKPERSLLKPIKKTGGRNNQGRTTSRFRGGGHKRRYRLIDFCRRDKAGIPAKVNAIEYDPNRSARIALLFYADGEKRYIIAPDGLQVGTQVQSGPEAPIAPGNALPLRFIPVGTVIHSVELEPGKGAKLARSAGTSVQVQGREADYVILRLPSGELRRVHAESYATIGAVGNADHKNIQIGKAGRSRWKGRKPHVRGTVMNPVDHPHGGGEGRAPRGRPPASPWGWQTKGRKTRGKRKPSSRFIVSRRK, via the coding sequence ATGCCAGTAAAGAAGTTTCGACCCTATACCCCGACCCGCCGGTTTACCACGGTGGCGGACTTCTCTGAGATCACCAAGGATAAGCCGGAGCGCTCCTTGCTCAAGCCGATCAAGAAGACCGGCGGGCGCAACAACCAGGGCCGCACCACCAGCCGATTCCGCGGGGGCGGACACAAGCGCCGCTACCGGCTGATCGACTTCTGTCGCCGCGACAAGGCCGGGATCCCCGCCAAGGTGAACGCGATTGAGTATGACCCTAACCGCTCGGCCCGCATCGCCCTGCTCTTTTACGCCGACGGCGAGAAGCGCTATATCATCGCCCCCGACGGCCTACAGGTAGGTACTCAGGTACAAAGCGGGCCGGAAGCCCCCATCGCGCCGGGTAATGCTTTGCCGCTCCGCTTCATCCCGGTCGGTACGGTGATCCACTCGGTGGAGCTCGAGCCCGGCAAGGGCGCCAAGTTGGCCCGTAGTGCTGGGACTAGCGTCCAGGTACAAGGCCGCGAGGCCGATTACGTGATCTTGCGCCTCCCTTCAGGGGAACTGCGCCGCGTTCATGCCGAGAGCTATGCCACCATCGGCGCCGTGGGCAATGCCGATCACAAGAACATCCAGATTGGCAAAGCGGGACGCAGCCGCTGGAAAGGCCGCAAGCCCCACGTTCGGGGTACGGTCATGAACCCGGTAGATCACCCCCACGGTGGGGGTGAGGGCCGGGCTCCGCGTGGCCGCCCACCCGCCTCGCCCTGGGGTTGGCAGACCAAGGGCCGCAAGACCCGAGGGAAGAGAAAGCCCTCTAGCCGCTTCATTGTCTCGCGCCGGAAGTAG
- the rplV gene encoding 50S ribosomal protein L22 codes for MEAKAVAKNIRISPRKARLVVDMIRGKGLEEARAILKFTPHRGSAPIAKVLNSAAANAINNLDLLEDSLFVKAAYVDEGMVFKRVLPRARGRADIIRKKTSHITIIVGEKNGK; via the coding sequence ATGGAAGCCAAAGCTGTTGCTAAAAACATCCGCATCTCCCCGCGCAAGGCTCGGTTGGTGGTCGATATGATTCGCGGTAAGGGGCTCGAGGAGGCCCGTGCCATCCTCAAGTTTACCCCCCACCGCGGCTCGGCCCCCATCGCCAAGGTGCTTAACTCGGCTGCCGCTAATGCCATTAACAACCTGGATTTGCTAGAGGACTCCCTCTTCGTCAAGGCTGCTTATGTGGATGAGGGTATGGTCTTCAAGCGGGTGCTGCCCCGTGCACGCGGTCGGGCTGACATCATTCGGAAGAAGACCAGTCACATCACTATCATCGTGGGGGAAAAGAATGGGAAATAA
- the rpsS gene encoding 30S ribosomal protein S19, with translation MPRSLKKGVFVDDHLIEKVEAMNSKGEKRVIKTWSRRSTIVPEMIGHTLAVYNGKQHVPVYITEQMVGHKLGEFAPTRNYRGHNKEGKATAAKK, from the coding sequence ATGCCACGTAGCTTGAAAAAAGGTGTCTTTGTAGATGATCACCTGATCGAGAAGGTGGAGGCCATGAACTCCAAGGGCGAGAAGCGGGTCATCAAAACCTGGAGCCGCCGTAGCACCATCGTCCCGGAGATGATCGGCCACACCCTCGCGGTCTATAACGGCAAACAGCACGTCCCGGTGTACATCACCGAACAGATGGTGGGGCACAAGCTGGGCGAGTTCGCCCCCACCCGCAACTACCGGGGCCACAACAAAGAGGGCAAGGCCACCGCGGCCAAGAAGTGA
- a CDS encoding 50S ribosomal protein L23, whose amino-acid sequence MKTPYDIILAPALSEKAYSGFAEGRYTFWVHPDSTKTEIKNAVEAAFRVKVVAVNVMNTLGKDKRLGRFSGKRADRKKAIVTVQAGQKIEALEGLI is encoded by the coding sequence ATGAAAACCCCGTATGACATCATCCTCGCACCGGCCCTTTCGGAGAAAGCCTACTCGGGCTTCGCCGAGGGCCGTTACACTTTCTGGGTGCACCCGGACTCCACCAAGACTGAGATCAAGAACGCGGTCGAGGCGGCTTTTCGGGTCAAGGTGGTGGCGGTCAACGTGATGAACACCCTGGGCAAAGACAAACGCCTGGGCCGGTTTAGTGGCAAGCGCGCCGATCGCAAAAAGGCGATCGTGACCGTGCAGGCTGGGCAAAAGATCGAAGCCCTGGAGGGCTTGATCTAA